A single region of the Changchengzhania lutea genome encodes:
- a CDS encoding riboflavin synthase subunit beta — MGLMKLRKNKKYGYTPRYFDNNGEGNPFEIKHKFDDYRQTVGSNRGLKTKVNNALNDYKTNPDRQANRRVLIIIGVLLLIFLFIIDFDLSIFFSK; from the coding sequence ATGGGACTTATGAAACTGCGAAAAAATAAAAAGTATGGTTATACACCACGTTATTTTGATAATAATGGGGAAGGGAATCCCTTTGAAATTAAGCATAAATTTGACGATTATAGACAAACCGTCGGCAGTAATAGGGGCCTTAAAACAAAAGTCAATAATGCTTTAAATGACTATAAAACCAATCCAGATAGACAGGCCAATCGTCGTGTTTTAATAATAATCGGCGTACTTCTTTTAATCTTTCTATTCATCATCGATTTCGATTTATCTATATTCTTTTCTAAATAA
- the ribH gene encoding 6,7-dimethyl-8-ribityllumazine synthase, producing the protein MATVNKNLSDYDKTTIPDANKFRFGMVVSEWNGNITEALCNGAYKTLIEHGVLPHNIIRWDVPGSFELIYGSKKMQEQMVNAVIAIGSVIQGETKHFDFVCDAVSQGIKDLNVNRETPVVFCVLTDNNMQQAIDRSGGKHGNKGTEAAIAAIKMAELRKNS; encoded by the coding sequence ATGGCAACGGTAAATAAGAATTTATCAGATTACGACAAAACAACCATCCCAGACGCGAATAAATTTCGGTTTGGAATGGTTGTTTCAGAATGGAACGGTAACATCACTGAGGCCTTGTGTAATGGTGCTTATAAAACCCTGATAGAGCATGGTGTATTGCCTCATAATATTATTCGGTGGGATGTGCCTGGAAGTTTCGAATTGATTTACGGTAGTAAAAAAATGCAGGAGCAAATGGTAAATGCGGTTATTGCTATAGGGAGTGTTATTCAGGGTGAAACAAAACATTTTGATTTTGTATGCGATGCCGTTTCACAAGGGATTAAAGATTTAAATGTGAATCGTGAAACACCTGTTGTTTTCTGTGTGCTTACAGATAACAACATGCAACAAGCCATCGATCGTTCAGGTGGGAAACATGGTAATAAAGGCACGGAAGCAGCTATTGCGGCTATAAAAATGGCTGAGTTACGTAAGAATAGTTAG
- a CDS encoding YfgM family protein, with protein sequence MATYNKRGYKPKTKAEKEQNIEEGSTTAEVFNTLDETASKTEDFVAKNQKYIFVIIGIVAAVVLGYLGYNEFVAQPKQTAAMNDMFQAQKYFNEAVTGTEKDSLYNLALNGGEGKFGMLDIIEEYSGTPSANLANYYAGTAYLRLKDYKNAIEYLGNFKSDDEILAPLAKGNIGDAFVQLNQPEDALEYYEDAAEMRDNEYTSPMYLYKAGAIAMDLGKADKALTYFKRIKEEYPNAVEASTVDVFIGKAQVLANK encoded by the coding sequence ATGGCAACTTATAATAAAAGAGGGTACAAACCAAAAACAAAAGCAGAGAAAGAACAGAATATTGAGGAAGGTTCTACAACTGCTGAAGTATTCAATACACTGGACGAAACGGCATCTAAAACTGAGGACTTTGTTGCGAAAAACCAAAAGTATATATTTGTAATAATAGGCATAGTAGCCGCAGTGGTATTGGGGTATTTAGGATATAATGAGTTTGTAGCACAGCCAAAACAAACGGCAGCTATGAACGATATGTTCCAAGCTCAAAAATATTTCAATGAGGCTGTAACAGGAACCGAAAAAGATTCGTTATACAATTTAGCCTTAAATGGAGGGGAAGGGAAGTTCGGCATGTTAGATATTATTGAAGAGTACAGCGGCACGCCTTCTGCAAATTTAGCAAACTACTACGCTGGTACGGCGTATTTACGTTTAAAGGATTATAAAAATGCTATCGAGTATTTGGGGAATTTTAAAAGTGACGATGAGATTTTGGCGCCTTTGGCAAAAGGAAATATTGGAGATGCCTTTGTGCAATTAAACCAACCAGAAGATGCCTTGGAATACTATGAGGACGCAGCCGAAATGAGAGATAACGAATATACGTCTCCTATGTATTTATACAAAGCAGGTGCGATTGCGATGGATCTAGGGAAAGCAGATAAAGCCTTGACGTATTTTAAACGTATTAAAGAAGAATATCCTAATGCTGTAGAAGCCTCAACTGTTGATGTTTTTATTGGAAAAGCACAAGTATTGGCAAATAAATAA
- the recF gene encoding DNA replication/repair protein RecF (All proteins in this family for which functions are known are DNA-binding proteins that assist the filamentation of RecA onto DNA for the initiation of recombination or recombinational repair.): MILKSLSLLNYKNFDSKSFTFNEKINCIVGNNGIGKTNVLDAIYHLSFGKSYFNPVATQNIKHNEEFFVVNGEYEHKEQTEKIVVSLKRGQKKMIKRNGKAYEKFSDHIGFLPLVIISPADRDLITEGSDTRRKFIDSVISQSDKNYLTHVIKYNKVLAQRNALLKYFALNHTFNADTLDIYNNQLNDYGTEIFKKRALFLEAFIPVFKERYLAISNGNETVDLVYSSDLFDADLNTLLNKAINKDKALQYTSVGVHKDDLNFNIAGHPIKKFGSQGQQKSFLIALKLAQFDFIKAQSGINPILLLDDIFDKLDEQRVAQIIKLVNDENFGQLFISDTHAERTEAAVRQVHQSYEIFKL; this comes from the coding sequence ATGATTTTAAAATCACTTTCGCTTCTTAATTATAAAAATTTTGACAGTAAATCCTTTACTTTCAATGAGAAGATTAATTGCATTGTGGGGAATAACGGGATAGGGAAAACGAACGTACTCGATGCTATTTACCACCTATCGTTTGGTAAAAGCTATTTTAACCCAGTGGCTACACAGAACATTAAACACAATGAAGAATTTTTTGTTGTTAATGGTGAGTATGAGCATAAAGAGCAGACTGAAAAGATTGTAGTGAGCTTAAAACGCGGTCAGAAAAAAATGATTAAACGCAATGGGAAAGCGTACGAGAAATTTAGTGATCATATTGGATTTTTACCTTTGGTTATTATATCTCCCGCCGACAGGGATTTAATTACCGAAGGCAGTGACACCCGAAGAAAATTTATAGACAGTGTGATTTCGCAGAGCGATAAAAACTACTTAACCCATGTCATTAAATACAACAAGGTGTTGGCACAACGCAACGCCTTGCTTAAATACTTTGCACTAAATCACACCTTTAATGCAGACACCTTAGATATTTACAACAATCAACTAAACGACTATGGAACAGAAATTTTTAAAAAACGCGCGCTCTTTTTAGAGGCTTTTATTCCTGTTTTTAAGGAGCGCTACCTAGCCATAAGCAATGGTAATGAAACTGTTGATTTGGTGTATTCAAGCGATTTATTTGATGCCGATCTGAATACCCTTTTAAATAAGGCCATTAATAAGGACAAAGCCTTGCAATACACCAGTGTTGGCGTGCATAAAGATGACTTGAACTTTAATATTGCCGGACATCCTATTAAAAAATTTGGCAGTCAGGGGCAACAAAAATCCTTTTTAATTGCGTTGAAATTGGCACAGTTTGATTTTATAAAAGCACAAAGCGGCATAAACCCTATTTTGTTATTGGATGATATTTTTGATAAATTAGACGAACAGCGCGTCGCACAAATTATTAAATTAGTAAATGATGAAAATTTCGGACAACTGTTTATTAGCGATACGCATGCAGAACGTACCGAAGCTGCGGTAAGACAAGTACATCAATCTTACGAAATTTTTAAATTATAA
- a CDS encoding DUF721 domain-containing protein produces MAKRNNDHLSIADALKEFVQTNKLEKGLDKVNVADAWAKLMGNGVNNYTNAVNLERNTLYVQLSSSVLREELSYGKQKIIAMLNEELGKEIIKKLVLR; encoded by the coding sequence ATGGCAAAACGAAACAACGACCACCTAAGTATAGCTGACGCTTTAAAAGAATTCGTTCAAACCAATAAATTAGAAAAGGGTTTGGATAAAGTAAATGTGGCAGACGCTTGGGCAAAACTTATGGGTAACGGCGTGAATAATTACACGAATGCTGTTAATCTAGAACGCAACACTTTATATGTGCAGTTAAGTTCCAGTGTTCTGAGAGAGGAATTAAGCTACGGAAAACAAAAAATTATTGCCATGCTTAATGAAGAATTAGGTAAAGAAATCATCAAGAAATTGGTACTTCGTTAG
- a CDS encoding cold-shock protein: MSKGTVKFFNDSKGFGFITEDDNNKEHFVHISGLIDEIREGDAVEFDLQEGRKGLNAVNVKVI, from the coding sequence ATGAGTAAAGGTACCGTAAAATTCTTCAACGATTCAAAAGGTTTTGGATTTATCACTGAAGATGACAACAACAAAGAACATTTCGTACACATTTCTGGATTAATCGATGAAATTCGTGAAGGTGATGCCGTAGAATTCGATCTACAAGAAGGTAGAAAAGGATTAAACGCCGTAAACGTAAAAGTAATCTAA
- a CDS encoding cold-shock protein: protein MSKGTVKFFNDSKGFGFITEDDNNKEHFVHISGLIDEIREGDAVEFDLQEGKKGLNAVNVKVI, encoded by the coding sequence ATGAGTAAAGGAACAGTAAAATTTTTCAATGATTCTAAAGGATTTGGATTCATAACTGAAGATGACAACAACAAAGAACATTTTGTACACATTTCTGGATTAATCGATGAAATTCGTGAAGGTGATGCCGTAGAATTCGATCTACAAGAAGGTAAAAAAGGATTAAACGCCGTAAACGTAAAAGTAATCTAA
- a CDS encoding cold-shock protein, whose amino-acid sequence MSKGTVKFFNDSKGFGFITEEGSNNEHFVHISGLIDEVREGDEVEFDLQEGRKGLNAVNVKVI is encoded by the coding sequence ATGAGTAAAGGAACAGTAAAATTCTTCAACGATTCAAAAGGATTTGGATTTATCACCGAAGAAGGTTCAAACAACGAACATTTTGTTCACATTTCTGGATTAATAGACGAGGTTCGCGAAGGTGACGAAGTTGAATTTGATTTACAGGAAGGTAGAAAAGGCTTAAACGCCGTAAACGTAAAAGTGATTTAA
- a CDS encoding nucleoside-diphosphate kinase, producing the protein MATNRTFTMLKPDAVEKGHIGAILEKISSAGFRIVAMKLTQMTKADAEAFYAIHNERPFFGELVEYMTRGPIVAAVLEKDNAVEDFRTLIGATNPADAAEGTIRKLYAASIGENAVHGSDSDENAAIEGAFHFSGREMF; encoded by the coding sequence ATGGCAACAAATAGAACATTTACTATGCTAAAGCCAGATGCTGTTGAAAAAGGACACATTGGTGCAATACTGGAAAAGATTTCATCTGCAGGATTTAGAATCGTGGCAATGAAACTAACACAAATGACAAAAGCAGATGCGGAAGCGTTTTATGCGATACACAACGAGCGTCCATTCTTTGGAGAGTTGGTAGAATACATGACGCGTGGTCCTATTGTGGCTGCAGTTTTAGAAAAAGACAATGCCGTTGAAGATTTTAGAACCTTAATAGGTGCTACAAATCCAGCTGACGCAGCTGAAGGTACGATTCGTAAATTGTATGCTGCTTCTATTGGTGAAAATGCAGTACATGGTAGTGATAGTGATGAAAATGCAGCTATAGAAGGCGCTTTTCACTTTTCAGGAAGAGAGATGTTCTAG
- a CDS encoding DHH family phosphoesterase translates to MTKQDITGIKQLLSTPKKIVIVPHKNPDGDAIGSTLGLYNFLIKGNHKVKVITPNDYPHFLKWLPSEDCILKYDANKTVCEDLITDADIIFTLDFNAFHRTGNMESILSESDAIKIMIDHHQAPDDYATYTFSDVSMSSTCEMVYHFIDMLGDADSIDKTIATCLYVGIMTDTGSFRFSSTSSQTHHVVAQLLEKGANNSEIHNKIYDTNSYERLQLLGCALSNLKVLPESRTAYITLSQQELNRFNYKKGDTEGVVNYGLSVNNIVFGAIFIEDRQEGIIKISLRSKGDFSVNEFSRAHFNGGGHTNAAGGKSHLSLEDTVAKFISILPSYNKALNNE, encoded by the coding sequence ATGACAAAACAGGATATTACAGGCATCAAACAATTATTATCAACTCCTAAAAAAATTGTTATTGTGCCACACAAAAACCCTGATGGCGATGCTATTGGCTCTACATTAGGCTTATATAATTTTCTAATAAAAGGCAATCACAAAGTTAAGGTCATAACCCCAAACGACTATCCTCATTTTTTAAAATGGTTGCCAAGTGAAGACTGTATTTTAAAATACGACGCCAATAAAACTGTTTGTGAAGATCTTATTACAGATGCGGATATCATTTTTACTTTAGATTTTAATGCCTTTCACCGTACTGGGAATATGGAATCCATTTTATCTGAAAGTGATGCGATTAAAATCATGATAGATCATCATCAAGCGCCGGATGATTATGCTACTTATACATTCTCTGATGTAAGTATGAGTTCTACCTGCGAGATGGTATATCATTTTATTGACATGCTAGGTGATGCTGATAGTATCGATAAAACGATTGCCACCTGCTTGTACGTTGGTATTATGACAGATACCGGTTCCTTTCGTTTTTCGTCAACCTCAAGTCAAACGCATCATGTCGTAGCACAACTCCTTGAAAAAGGGGCGAATAATTCTGAAATTCATAATAAAATCTATGATACAAATTCTTACGAGCGATTACAACTCTTAGGTTGTGCACTAAGTAATTTGAAGGTTTTACCGGAATCTAGAACTGCCTATATTACCTTATCACAGCAGGAATTAAACCGCTTTAATTATAAAAAAGGAGATACCGAGGGCGTTGTCAATTATGGTTTATCTGTAAATAATATCGTGTTCGGTGCTATATTCATTGAAGACAGGCAGGAAGGCATTATAAAAATTTCGTTACGTTCTAAAGGTGATTTTTCAGTTAACGAATTTTCACGAGCACACTTTAACGGTGGTGGTCATACCAACGCCGCTGGAGGGAAAAGCCATTTATCGCTGGAAGATACTGTTGCGAAATTTATTAGTATATTGCCTAGTTATAATAAAGCCCTGAACAATGAATAG
- the gldI gene encoding gliding motility-associated peptidyl-prolyl isomerase GldI: MNRILTLIALAILAFSCKTPEARRPISVKSGSFIDASVERNKKLNAKEQVAIEALMEKTENEYIPSNSGFYYYYNTKSDIDSLATPLFGDLINYNYDVKTLDGTVIYSKDDLKTQRYAMDKQELFTGLREGLKLMKSGETVTFIFPSQKAYGYYGDENKIGTNIPIICEVTVNSITQNDPN, from the coding sequence ATGAATAGAATACTCACCCTGATAGCCCTAGCTATTTTAGCTTTTAGCTGTAAAACACCCGAAGCACGCCGACCCATTTCAGTAAAAAGCGGCTCTTTTATTGATGCCTCGGTAGAACGAAACAAGAAATTAAATGCAAAAGAGCAAGTCGCTATTGAAGCTCTTATGGAAAAGACTGAAAATGAATATATCCCATCAAATAGTGGCTTTTACTACTACTACAATACCAAATCTGATATTGACAGTTTAGCAACACCTCTTTTTGGTGATCTTATCAATTATAATTACGATGTAAAAACCCTGGACGGTACCGTTATTTACTCTAAAGACGATCTTAAAACCCAAAGGTATGCCATGGACAAGCAAGAACTTTTCACAGGTTTAAGGGAAGGTTTGAAATTGATGAAATCTGGGGAAACCGTAACGTTTATATTTCCTTCACAAAAGGCTTATGGCTACTACGGTGACGAAAATAAAATAGGCACTAATATCCCTATAATTTGTGAAGTTACCGTAAATTCCATCACTCAAAACGACCCTAATTAA
- a CDS encoding peptidylprolyl isomerase produces the protein MRSFKHYNIFVLFTFVILLSSCKAQYPDLKDGLYAEFVTNNGTMVAELAYKKAPVTVANFVSLAEGTNTLVDDKYKKKPFYNGLIFHRVMDGFMIQGGDPTGTGSGDPGYKFMDEFHPDLKHDKPGILSMANSGRNTNGSQFFITEIPKPHLDNVHSVFGELVIGLNIQDSISNVKTDKNKRPLKDVVIEELNIIRKGKGAKAFNAPEIFNNHFAIEDRKVKEKEAREAAILKKTKDKFDKLKEGAITLPSGLQYVITEVGTGEKLPEIAKVKTHYAVYFESGKLLETSNLKTAEALDAVNQRKKEAGKYQPLTADIGPDAQMIAGFKEGLQQLRVGDKATLFIPYHLAYGESGTRGIPKKSNLIFEVEILELFK, from the coding sequence ATGCGCAGTTTTAAACATTACAACATATTTGTATTATTTACTTTCGTAATATTACTAAGTTCCTGCAAAGCCCAATATCCCGATTTAAAAGATGGCTTATATGCCGAATTTGTTACCAATAATGGTACGATGGTAGCTGAATTGGCCTATAAAAAAGCGCCTGTTACGGTAGCTAATTTTGTGTCATTGGCAGAAGGTACTAACACGCTTGTTGATGATAAATACAAAAAGAAACCGTTTTATAATGGACTTATTTTTCATCGGGTTATGGATGGCTTTATGATACAAGGTGGTGACCCTACTGGCACAGGTTCGGGAGATCCTGGTTACAAATTTATGGATGAATTTCACCCAGATTTAAAACATGACAAACCAGGTATCTTATCTATGGCAAATTCAGGTCGTAACACCAACGGTAGTCAGTTTTTTATTACTGAAATACCAAAACCTCATTTAGACAACGTTCATAGCGTTTTTGGAGAATTAGTAATAGGATTAAACATTCAAGACTCTATCTCAAATGTAAAAACGGATAAAAATAAAAGACCTCTTAAAGACGTAGTAATTGAAGAGTTGAACATTATACGAAAAGGAAAAGGCGCAAAAGCCTTTAATGCACCTGAAATCTTCAATAACCATTTTGCTATAGAAGACCGTAAAGTAAAGGAAAAAGAGGCACGAGAAGCTGCTATTTTAAAGAAGACTAAAGATAAATTTGATAAACTAAAAGAAGGTGCTATCACCCTACCTTCAGGTTTACAATATGTGATAACCGAAGTGGGCACCGGAGAAAAATTACCAGAAATAGCAAAAGTAAAAACGCACTATGCCGTTTATTTTGAAAGCGGTAAATTACTAGAAACCAGCAATCTAAAAACTGCAGAAGCCCTTGATGCTGTAAACCAAAGAAAAAAGGAAGCCGGAAAATATCAGCCCCTAACCGCAGACATCGGTCCAGATGCCCAAATGATTGCTGGGTTTAAAGAAGGACTGCAACAATTGCGTGTTGGAGATAAAGCGACCTTATTCATTCCATATCATTTAGCCTATGGAGAATCTGGTACTCGCGGAATTCCTAAAAAATCTAACCTTATATTTGAAGTTGAAATTTTAGAACTTTTTAAATAA
- the lgt gene encoding prolipoprotein diacylglyceryl transferase has product MHPLKFDWNPITGIDIIGNFKIHFYSLMWVAAFVVGWYIMKRIFTKEKVSLDYLDPLFIYTVLATMIGARLGHVIFYQTELIFEDFFSIFLPFKFKGGFEFTGFQGLASHGAAIGIIIGMYLYRRKYKYKSVLWILDRIVIAVASGAVFIRIGNFINSEIIGKITDSNFGVRFIQDYYYKGEITRLTGIKDVQKAYNAVTENPQFQNLLDAVPYRHPAQLYESFSYIFVFLILLFVYLKTSKRDQTGFLFGLFLVLLWTIRFFVEFVKEAQVEGRDDWVFGMNTGQLLSIPFVLIGLYFMFVFKPKTTVK; this is encoded by the coding sequence ATGCATCCATTAAAATTTGACTGGAATCCTATAACTGGAATAGACATTATAGGTAATTTTAAAATTCATTTCTATAGCCTGATGTGGGTGGCCGCCTTCGTTGTAGGATGGTACATTATGAAGCGTATTTTTACTAAGGAAAAAGTGTCTTTAGATTATCTAGATCCATTGTTTATTTACACCGTGCTGGCCACTATGATTGGCGCACGTTTGGGTCACGTTATATTTTATCAAACAGAATTAATTTTCGAGGATTTTTTCAGTATTTTCCTTCCTTTTAAATTTAAAGGTGGTTTTGAGTTTACCGGTTTTCAAGGATTGGCCAGTCATGGTGCTGCCATTGGGATTATCATTGGCATGTATTTGTATCGCAGAAAATATAAATACAAATCCGTTCTATGGATTTTAGATCGTATCGTTATCGCAGTAGCTTCTGGTGCTGTGTTTATTAGAATTGGAAATTTTATCAATTCTGAAATAATTGGAAAAATAACTGACTCCAATTTTGGTGTGCGTTTCATTCAAGATTATTATTATAAAGGGGAAATCACCCGTTTAACTGGTATAAAAGATGTGCAAAAGGCTTATAATGCCGTTACCGAAAACCCACAATTTCAAAATTTATTAGACGCTGTTCCTTATAGACACCCAGCACAATTGTATGAATCATTTAGTTATATTTTTGTGTTTTTAATTTTATTGTTTGTGTATTTAAAAACATCAAAAAGAGATCAAACAGGGTTTTTATTTGGATTGTTTTTAGTGCTTCTATGGACCATTCGTTTCTTTGTGGAATTTGTTAAAGAAGCCCAGGTAGAAGGGCGTGATGATTGGGTTTTTGGCATGAACACTGGGCAATTACTAAGCATTCCGTTTGTACTTATTGGTCTGTATTTTATGTTTGTATTTAAACCTAAAACAACCGTTAAATAG
- a CDS encoding DUF192 domain-containing protein codes for MSRAVTYMRSILIIFLLSGSVHSCKEDKKAVKQTEVTFKKEGELTLYKITTDSTKVTLDIEIADTEYDVQTGLMYRNSMQNTQGMLFVFPDVRERFFYMKNTRIPLDLIYINDNKKVVSFQKNAQPLNEDSLPSNVPAQFVLEVNAGLVDTWGISVGDTIDYTTPQ; via the coding sequence ATGAGTCGGGCAGTTACATACATGCGTAGTATACTGATAATCTTCCTTTTATCAGGAAGCGTGCATTCATGTAAAGAAGATAAAAAGGCAGTTAAGCAAACTGAGGTTACTTTTAAAAAGGAAGGCGAATTAACGCTTTACAAAATTACCACAGACTCTACAAAAGTTACTCTAGATATTGAAATTGCCGACACTGAGTATGATGTTCAAACCGGGTTAATGTACCGTAATTCTATGCAGAATACACAAGGTATGCTATTTGTTTTTCCAGATGTAAGAGAACGCTTTTTCTACATGAAAAACACCAGAATTCCTCTCGACTTAATTTATATAAACGACAATAAAAAGGTAGTCAGTTTCCAAAAAAATGCTCAACCCCTTAATGAAGATTCATTACCATCGAATGTACCTGCGCAATTCGTATTAGAAGTGAATGCTGGTTTGGTAGATACCTGGGGCATATCTGTAGGTGACACTATCGATTACACGACTCCTCAATAA
- a CDS encoding IS4 family transposase has translation MGLFRRNKNTNKPIIRQLLDLVPPWLIKSCTNTYKTDKGVHKYRTYDQFVALTFGQLNKCQSLNDISAGIGVSEIFINDLGLRQSPARSTMSDGNKIRDWRVFESLYYRLLSHYKSVLKEHHNTHIIKEIKGKVVKLIDSSTISLCLAMFDWAEFRTAKGGIKLHTSWDYNLMIPDVVNITEAKVHDRYGLKQLIYPKDTIIVEDRAYFDFELMLNRIKAENVFVTRIKSNTLYQTIEELELPDNVDQNILKDEIIQLTSNKAMETGISGQKLRLAHVYKEDENKVIAIVTNQLDWEHGTIAELYKKRWDIELFFKALKQNLQVKTFWGTSENAVKSQIYVALINYLLLELIKRTISKKAVAFSNLSEKIRFCLYHYLSLDYVCNHVREGVRKVTFTTQKEWVFDADLFSG, from the coding sequence ATGGGACTCTTCAGGCGAAACAAAAATACCAATAAACCAATAATTCGGCAACTATTAGATTTAGTACCACCTTGGTTAATTAAAAGTTGCACAAATACTTACAAAACGGACAAAGGTGTTCATAAATACAGAACATACGATCAGTTTGTAGCACTAACTTTCGGACAGCTCAATAAGTGCCAGAGCTTGAATGATATATCGGCAGGGATCGGAGTAAGCGAAATTTTCATAAACGACTTGGGCCTGCGCCAAAGCCCTGCGCGTTCCACAATGAGTGATGGCAATAAAATCAGGGACTGGCGCGTGTTTGAGAGTTTGTATTATCGTTTATTGAGCCATTATAAATCAGTGCTGAAAGAACATCACAATACCCACATCATAAAAGAGATCAAGGGCAAGGTTGTTAAACTAATAGATAGCTCAACGATATCCTTATGCTTGGCCATGTTTGATTGGGCAGAGTTTCGGACAGCAAAAGGGGGCATTAAATTACATACAAGTTGGGATTACAATTTAATGATACCGGATGTGGTAAATATTACAGAAGCAAAGGTGCACGACAGATATGGGTTAAAGCAATTGATTTATCCTAAAGACACCATTATAGTTGAAGATAGGGCTTATTTTGATTTTGAACTGATGCTCAACAGGATAAAGGCAGAAAATGTATTTGTTACCAGGATCAAGTCCAATACGTTGTACCAAACGATAGAAGAACTAGAATTACCGGATAACGTTGACCAAAATATACTGAAAGATGAAATAATCCAACTGACTTCAAACAAGGCAATGGAAACAGGGATTTCAGGACAAAAACTAAGATTGGCACACGTCTATAAAGAAGATGAAAACAAAGTGATAGCCATTGTTACAAACCAACTTGACTGGGAGCACGGTACCATTGCGGAACTGTACAAGAAACGTTGGGACATAGAACTGTTTTTTAAAGCCTTAAAACAAAACCTACAGGTAAAGACCTTTTGGGGAACCAGTGAAAATGCAGTAAAGTCCCAAATATATGTAGCCCTGATAAATTATCTGCTCTTAGAGCTCATAAAACGAACTATCTCCAAAAAAGCAGTTGCTTTTTCCAATTTATCAGAAAAAATAAGATTCTGCCTGTATCATTATCTATCACTGGATTATGTATGCAATCACGTAAGAGAAGGCGTGCGTAAGGTCACGTTTACTACACAAAAGGAATGGGTGTTTGACGCAGACTTATTTTCTGGATAA
- a CDS encoding helix-turn-helix domain-containing protein, with amino-acid sequence MTTATKPNHIGRKISRIRELRGMKQETLAEALNISQQAVSKIEQTPEIEDDKLEEIAKILGVTKEGIENFSEEAVFNIIGNTVTNHDNSALFNYHPTFNPIDKLLESHEENKKLYERLLQAEQDKIEYLEKLLKK; translated from the coding sequence ATGACAACAGCTACAAAACCAAATCATATCGGACGCAAAATAAGTCGTATCCGTGAACTTCGAGGCATGAAGCAGGAAACCCTTGCCGAAGCTTTGAACATTAGCCAACAAGCAGTTTCTAAAATTGAGCAAACTCCAGAAATTGAAGATGATAAACTGGAGGAGATTGCTAAAATCCTTGGTGTAACTAAAGAGGGTATTGAGAATTTTTCTGAGGAAGCTGTTTTTAACATAATTGGAAATACGGTTACCAATCATGATAATAGTGCATTATTCAACTACCACCCTACCTTTAATCCTATTGATAAACTTTTAGAATCTCACGAAGAAAATAAGAAACTTTATGAACGCCTTTTACAGGCAGAACAAGATAAGATTGAGTATTTAGAAAAATTACTTAAAAAATAA